aatttccgtttcctcctctgcaaaatgaggatagcAACAGCCACCTTGCAACCCTGACTGGAACGCGCCCCGCACACCCCGCGCCTGCCTGGAGGAAGAGCAGCCATGATTACGCCGCCGCCGCTCCGCTACCCGCTTGCGGCTGGCGCCCTCCCCCAGCAGGTGTAGGCGCTGCCGCGCTGCCCCACGCCTTTCCGCCGCTCGCGGGCCTGCGCCTCGGCGTCCCCAAGGAGGCCGCTGCAGGCTGAGGTAGCGCACCGGCCTCTCGCGTCCCAGTCCCGCCCTGGGCGGAGGCAGTGCGGGCGACCCAGCTCCGACGCGGAGGCCCGGCCCCACCGAGTGCGGAGGAGCGCAGGCGGCCCCCGCCCCTCGGCCCTCCCCTCCGGCCCTCCCTCCGCTCCCTCCGCCCTTGCGCGCCGCCCGCCCGGGTCGCCGCGGGGCCGTGGTGTACGTGCAGAGCGCGCAGAGCGAGTGGCGCCCGCATGCCCTGCGCTCCTCCACAGCCTGGGCCGGGCcgccggggaggctgaggcggcggcggcggcggcggccgaggGGGCCGGTCTTGCGCTCCCCAGGCCCGCGCGCTTGAGTCCAGGTTGCCATTCGCCGCACAGGCCGCGTTCTCTCAGCCCTCGGCTGCGATGAGGCGCTGAGGCGGCCGCCGGCGCTGCGCCGGAGACTAGGACTCGGAAGCGGCCGGGCCGAGGGCGCGGGGTGCCGGCCTCCCTGAGGCGAGGGTAGCGGGTACATGGCGCAGTAACGGCCCCTATCTCTCTCCCCGCTCCCCAGCCTCGGGCGAGGCCGTCCGGCCGCCACCCCACTTGCTCGGCCGCCGCCGTctccgccgccgctgccgccgccgccgccgccgccgccatggCCAATGACAGCGGCGGGCCCGGCGGGCCGAGCCCGAGCGAGCGAGACCGGCAGTACTGCGAGCTGTGCGGGAAGATGGAGAACCTGCTGCGCTGCAGCCGCTGCCGCAGCTCCTTTTACTGCTGCAAGGAGCACCAGCGTCAGGACTGGAAGAAGCACAAGCTCGTGTGCCAGGGCAGCGAGGGCGCCCTCGGCCCCGGAGTGGGCCCGCACCAGCACTCCGGCCCCGCGCCGCCGGCTGCAGCGCCGTCGCCCAGGGCCGGGGCCCGGGAGCCCAGGAAGGCAGCGGCGCGCCGGGACAACGCCTCCGGGGACGCGGCCAAGGCAAAAGCAAAGGCCAAGCCCCCGGCCGACCCCGCGGCGGCCGCGTCGCCGTCTCGCGCGGCCCCCGGCGGCCAGGGCTCGGCGGTGGCCGCCGAGGCCGAGCCCGGGAAGGAGGAGCCGCCGGCCCGCTCATCGCTGTTCCAGGAGAAGGCGAACCTGTACCCCCCGAGCAACACGCCCGGGGATGCGCTGAGCCCCAGCGGCGGCCTGCGGCCCAACGGGCAGACGAAGCCCCTGCCGGCGCTGAAGCTGGCGCTCGAGTACATCGTGCCGTGCATGAACAAGCACGGCATCTGTGTGGTGGACGACTTCCTCGGCAAGGAGACCGGACAGCAGATCGGCGACGAGGTGCGCGCCCTGCACGACACCGGG
The genomic region above belongs to Piliocolobus tephrosceles isolate RC106 chromosome 1, ASM277652v3, whole genome shotgun sequence and contains:
- the EGLN1 gene encoding egl nine homolog 1 isoform X2; this encodes MANDSGGPGGPSPSERDRQYCELCGKMENLLRCSRCRSSFYCCKEHQRQDWKKHKLVCQGSEGALGPGVGPHQHSGPAPPAAAPSPRAGAREPRKAAARRDNASGDAAKAKAKAKPPADPAAAASPSRAAPGGQGSAVAAEAEPGKEEPPARSSLFQEKANLYPPSNTPGDALSPSGGLRPNGQTKPLPALKLALEYIVPCMNKHGICVVDDFLGKETGQQIGDEVRALHDTGKFTDGQLVSQKSDSSKDIRGDKITWIEGKEPGCETIGLLMSSMDDLIRHCNGKLGSYKINGRTKAMVACYPGNGTGYVRHVDNPNGDGRCVTCIYYLNKDWDAKVSGGILRIFPEGKAQFADIEPKFDRLLFFWSDRRNPHEVQPAYATR
- the EGLN1 gene encoding egl nine homolog 1 isoform X1 encodes the protein MANDSGGPGGPSPSERDRQYCELCGKMENLLRCSRCRSSFYCCKEHQRQDWKKHKLVCQGSEGALGPGVGPHQHSGPAPPAAAPSPRAGAREPRKAAARRDNASGDAAKAKAKAKPPADPAAAASPSRAAPGGQGSAVAAEAEPGKEEPPARSSLFQEKANLYPPSNTPGDALSPSGGLRPNGQTKPLPALKLALEYIVPCMNKHGICVVDDFLGKETGQQIGDEVRALHDTGKFTDGQLVSQKSDSSKDIRGDKITWIEGKEPGCETIGLLMSSMDDLIRHCNGKLGSYKINGRTKAMVACYPGNGTGYVRHVDNPNGDGRCVTCIYYLNKDWDAKVSGGILRIFPEGKAQFADIEPKFDRLLFFWSDRRNPHEVQPAYATRYAITVWYFDADERARAKVKYLTGEKGVRVELNKPSDSVGKDVF